The following is a genomic window from Panthera uncia isolate 11264 chromosome B4, Puncia_PCG_1.0, whole genome shotgun sequence.
CATTCCTGTCCCTTCCGGGGTTAGGGTAGGGCCTTCCGATTCCTTTTTCTCAGAGGGGCCGTATGATCCTAGTTTTCCAAGATTTCAGTTCACTGGAGGGAAGAAGAGCCACAAAGTGCAGGGGCAGCAGGCTGAGGGAACTCCCTCATGCAAGAACTCAAGTCCCTGCTGGGAATGGAAGGTGGGAGTCTTCCTCCTTCACCCCCAGCTCAAAGCCCAGATGAAGGAACTGGTTCCTCCCAAGCGAATCACTGCTGCACCGACAAGCAACCCATTCAAAGGCCAACACTGAGAGCAGTGGGCCCCCCACTCGGCCCTCTGAGGGAAGGGAAGCGGAATCCCCTGGAAGGGGACACTGGGAGCAGGTGGAAAGGTGAAGACCGGCAGTTACCATGGCTGTCCTTAACTCACCCTCTCCCAGTTCTGCCTGGCTCGTTTGGAGTCTTTCTTCACATTGCAGCGTGCACTGAACTTCTCACAGGGACTAGGCACAGATTGTAAACAGCTCTCTTCCAGTTTCTCTCCCCATCTGGAGAGGCCTGGTGGGGAACAAGAGATCTGTGCACTTGCCCGGCCTTATCCACTCCTGGCAAggcttaagatttactctcttattTTCAGGCAAATGTTGAACATCTGGTGCATAAGATGAAAACCACTGTGAAAAGGGGCTTGGTGTTAAGGTACCTCATCCATGGTGTGTTCCTAAGTGAAGAGAACAGTTAGGCTTTGGCTCTAGCCCACAGAATGAATCCATGGTTGGGATGCCCTGAGGAATTTGGGGACGCAGTGAGAGAACTGGAGCCatgggaggagacagaaaagggaagaaCAAAGCCTACTGAAGCAGAAAAGGGTtgggagggatggggagacaACCAAAGTCACAGGCTTTTGGTCTCTACTTGGCAGGAATGAGAAGTGCAACGAGAACTATACCACGGACTTCATCTTCAACCTGTActctgaggaggggaagggcataTTTGACAGCAGGAAGAATGTGCTTGGGCACATGCAGCAGGTCGGGAAGACACCCCAGTCATACCCTTCACCAGACGGCCACAATCCCCGATAGCCATTGGGTCTCCCACTGGTCCCCAATCTGCTGGAGGCTGTCGGTGCCACCACAGAGCACGAGCCTGCAGTTTTTACTGTCACAGAATCGAAACAGCATTACCCTGGAAATGGCCTTCGAGGTTATGTGATCCCTCCTGGGGCAGGGCTTCTCAGCACTGGCACCATTgtcatttggggctggataaatCTTTGTTGCGGGTGGCTGTTCTGTGCCATTGCGGGATGCTTTAGCAACATCCCTGgactctacccactagatgccagtagcacctcccTCCTAAGTTGTAACAAAtacaaaatgtctccagacttttgccaaatgtcccctggggggcaaAATCAtctccagttgagaaccactaattcagatgaagaaaatgaggcccagacGGGAGAAACAACTTTTTTAGGGCCGCTCATCAAGCTTGGGTGAGAGCCAGAATGCACTCCAGTGCTCTTCCCAGCATGCCATGCTGCCTTCCTGTGCAAGAAGTACAGCCACCTtgctggtgttgggctctgtctgcACTAACCGGGGTTCCGGGGGAAACGAATTCCCTTCTGCTATCCACATTCAATCCCCACCTACGGCAGGCCTCGCTCACAGACGGTACTGGTGGTCTTAGGCCTCCCCATCCCAAATGTCCCCAGCTGATTCTGCTTAAATATGGACCTTTGACCGTTGTCTACCTACCTATGAATTCCCAGTATCCTCAACTTGAATGAGCTTATTAGCCCCTGCAGGAATGGGGTCTAACTGGATAAAGCATGGCGATCTATTCCCCACTTTCCCACCTCCTTTCACTTAGTTCAGAGAAAATCTGCATGATGTTTTATATTATTCTGAGGTGCTACCAAGGACATCTATGTTGGTTCACAAGGAACACTTCTGTCGATGATGGTGACTGACAAAAGCTGCTAGGCTGAAGAGGGGCAAGGAGGCGACTGGCCAATCAGACTGGAAGTGAATGAACAGGATCGGGCAGCTGTGAGACCAGGTCCCCCCATATCTAATTAGTTACTCTTACCCCTGGTAAATGGCCAAATAAGCTGTGCCAGCTCACTCTGTTCTCAGCGCTGTCTCAGGATTTCCTTCATGGTTAGACTTCTGGATTCCTGTTTCCAGCTGCAAACCTGGggcctgttctttccttttttctgtgtgtattcaGGTATCTCTGCCACTTCATTAGAGTCCTTCCCTCTGtaatttttatgattctttttccAGGGTGGAAGCCCAACTCCGTTTGACAGGAATTTTGCCACTAAGATGGGTGCCAAGGCTATGAACTGGATGTCTGGGAAAATCAAAGAGAGTTACCGTAATGGTAGGTGGGGTAAGAGGGTAAGACCCCCCCATAGTGGCTGGTTCCCCATTATAGAAGCCTACTGACCATCCTGTATTGCAGGGAGGATCTTCGCCAATACACCAGACTCAGGCTGTGTTCTGGGGATGCGTAAGAGGGCTCTGGTCTTTCAACCGGTGACTGAGCTGAAGGAGCAGACGGATTTTGAGTGAGTACATCTACTTCCCCGGTAGTTTCAGGATCTGCTCTTCCCAACCTGTTCGCTGTCTTCGATCCTTTTATCTTAGGAGTAACACCTGGACTCGTACCCATTTTGGATCTTAGGCCATGTCCTAAAATCCAGCCTCTTCTGCTCAACTTCTTCCTGTAAGCTTTTGATAGAAATCAGTTGGGGTGCTGAAAGCTTAAATCATCTGTCTCATTCCTCTGTAGCCACCGCATCCCCAAGGAGCAGTGGTGGCTGAAGCTGAGGCCCATCCTCAAAATCCTAGCCAAGTATGAGATTGACTTGGACACCTCAGAGCACGCCCACCTGGAGCACATCAGCCGGAAGCGATCTGGAGAAGCTTCTATCTAACCCTCTTTGGAGTGAGGGTAATGGATTGTCTGATCATGGTCAGCTCACCCCCTGATAGATCCAAGTCCATGCATTCTCAAGTGTTTTAGCCCATTTTTCATTAGGTTTCCTTTTAACCTGCACCTGTAGCCATGACCAGCTCTGGCCAGGGAGCTGAGGCAGTGGGCAGTGCGTAGAAGGTCCTTTGAGGTAGAATTTATCATCACTTCTACCCCAGCTTCATCTGTCACACAAGACTGGGCTCCTCTAGTGCTACTGCTAGATTTCACCTACTCGGTTAGAATCTTCCTAAAAATAAGCTCTATTTATTTCTTGTGATAACAAAGTCTTGGTTCCTCTACTACTCTGACTGCAGTAACACTAATAAAGGCCAACTGGTCACTGTGCTTTTGGTTCTCCTGTTGTCACTTTTGTAAGTGGAATGTCATACTGTCAACCCAAAGCACCAGACCCTGCTCAGACAGACATGTGGGAAAATGCATCCCGTATGATCACCCCATGTACTCCTCTCCATCTCTTGGCTCTGCACATACGGTCCTAGAACATCATATACTGGTCCTTACCCCCTATCGCACACTAGTCCCTCCTGCATCCTCTGTAGCCATAAGGTGCCCTGCCAGTCTCCTTTAAGCATGAAGTTGTGTTTCACCTCGTGATCATATACCCATTACCTAGGGGTTTTTCCAGCCATTCCATGATCTCTACTTCTCTTCTGACAACTCAGGGTTCTTCCTTCTCAACTCTTCCCCTGTTATTCCTTCCTAGATGAAACGCAGACCCCATTTGTGGGGAGACATGCACATTTTGAAGGCCTGGGAAAGAGACCCCCACTCCTGGACCCGGTTTGGTGGGCTGGCTGAAATACTGCTTGAGAAAGCGGTCAGTTCTCATTCAGCtccatttgttttctattccatAACAATAGCTTCTTCCTCATCAGCCAAGTAACCATGTAATGTAGTTGGTCTTCAGGAGCGAGACCGCAGATTTTACCCAAATTGACAGGATGGCACCTGTTGATGCCAAGTTTAAGCTTAGCCTCCAATAACCAGATCCTGACTCTCAGCACAAGCGTGCATACTCCTCCCAACctagtttcctcacctgcctgATGAAGCAGGAAGAGGTTCAAGGTTTTACCGGCCGTGGAGGAATGATGATCTCTAATATGTCACTTTTGCTGGCTATCCAAAGTATTACCTTTACACCCTGAAAACAGTTCTGAACAGCAACTGAGAAGGCTTGTCAGGAGTCCAGACTTAAGGCAGCCAAATGCTTTGTGCAGTTCAttaaggggaagaaaaattaacagtaaATATTAAGCCCTGGTATCACTGCATCCTCAAAACAGCTTATGAGGGAGGTGGTGACAGCCCATTTCAAAGTTACGGACAACGGGGCTCCGGGTGATtaaatgatgtggagaaaagcagGAACAGTAGAAACTGCCAAACTTGCTTTTagaagtgtttatttcttttttaagtgagcaaaaaaaaacaaaaaacaaaaacaaacaaacaaaaaaaaaacccaccaatgGCAAAAGGGCAAAAGCAGACATGTTTTTTCAAATTAGCTGTGTCAGCAGATTgcagtcatttttatttgtagttcCCGATcaacttaaaaagtttttcaaatttgCATCTGGGTCATCCAAGATAATAACTACTTGATCTAGTTTAGGAACATGAAAAGGAAGAGTATCGTTGACTAAGTATGGTTCACTAAAACAGTTCCTTTTTGAGTAGGTGGGCCAGCTTGAAAGCAGCTCTTAtaatgctcttcccccactcgctGGCCTCCCCCAATGTCTTGTATAGATCCGTAAAAAGCAAAGTTGCCAAAAcaactgaaaggaaaataattctgaaCCCTCAGTAGCGTGAATTCCCTAAAGGGAAATGAAGACGACCCATGGGAAAAGGCAGCCCAGCCCATCTCCTTCCCTGCTAGGGTAAACACCTTCATCTAAGGTGCAAGAGCACCTGCTAATAAGCCCATTGGAGCAAACTGGCGTTCACCAAGAGAAAGAACTGCGTTAGAAAAGTTCTTAGGACTGCTCAGAACCTGCTACCTCTTCTATGTGGAAAGCAGTAAGAAAATGTTAGTTCTGAAATAACACTGCTGAACTACTGGAACCCTCAGGCACACCCATGGAAAAGAGGCCAAGACCGCTGTTTCCTCTGATGGTGAGACAGGGGGCCAGTCCCTTCTGAATGCTCCATGACGTGGCACTCTAGGAATATCATCCAGCCCAACTGTGAATCTGCACACCATTTGAGCTTTCAGTATCTTCACCTTTGGGCCACATTTGTTAGCTGGACTTTTCTTAGACTTCTTCACTGACCAGTTAAAATGTTTCTAGAGGGATTCTTCTGAAATGTTAATCATGTTCCCAAAGGAAAACTAAACACACACTCTTTAAATACTCTTCATCTTCCTAGAGAATTCAGTTGCATTGTTGACTTTTTCCCTAAAGGGGGTAGGGGGGTAGGGGGAGACCTCTTCGCTTGCAGGGTGCAATATAAAAAGCCAAGTaagcaataaagagaaaacaaaagtgagggattttttgtttgtttggttgcttggtttggggaggggaggtggtgtgGAGGTGACTGTTGTGACATGTTGCCTCTAAATATAAACCACACAACAGGAACAActgcttttcctgttttccaaGACAAAGAGACAGTACCACAGGGAAAAATCTCACCCAGAGTTGCCTGCCTGATGGTGCAAACAACTTCTCCAGCCTATTCCACAAGTAAGAGGTATTCCTTCAGAGAGGCTGGCAGTGGAAGGCCCTTCACTGCATCTGGCAGATACTGGAGGCCCAAACTCCGGCGCACAGCATAGCGAGACAGTGTTTTTAGAGTTCCCGGGGCTGAGCACAGAACAGTCAGTTTTTCACACAGCTGCTGGTCTCTGGCCACTTCCCGTGGCATGGTGCCATTCTTTCTTAATTCAAAGTGTCCAACAGCTCTGTGGAGAAGCTCAAAGCAAGagtcttctttctctgttccaaGTCCCCTGACTAATAGAGCCACCAGGCGGGAGATGGGCGTCTGGCCTTTTAGGTTGATGACTCTGACTTCCGCTCCGTAATCAAGAAGGATGCTGACGCTCTCCAGATTTCCCTTCATGGCAGCCCAGCTGAGCGGGGTATCGTTGTTATAATCCAGGGCATTGACAGAAGCCCCACTCTCCAGGAGGGCCCGCACACACTCAGCATTGTTCTTAAAGGCTGCCCAGTGAAGTGGGGTATCTCGGTTGCCATCCAGCGCGTTGGGGTTTGCGCCATACTCCAAGAGGACCTCCACACAAGCCTCATCTTTCTCAGCTGCATAGTGGAGGGCTGTTCGGTTGTAACCATCCAGGGCATTCACCTGTAAAGACGGAGGAACTATATGACAGTAGCTAGACTACCGAGAGGAAGATGGGTGGGCAAAGAAGCTTGCATGTGTCTATCCACTACCTGTGCTCTGTCATGTTCTGAATATGAGAATCAACAAGCAATTCCCAGGGAGTCTTGGTGATCGAGACGGAGAGATGTCAGGAGCTTCGGAGCAAATAGGAAGAGAGCGGTCTCAAAACAACCAGCACTCTATTATGTGCACTGATCAGCTGGCCTGCATTATTTAGGGTTTTTCTGCTACATTCTTTACTATTCACTAGGATCTCTACCATGGGGTAAAgggtaaagaaagagaagatgaagtCTAAATCCTTGTAACTACTCTGGGAG
Proteins encoded in this region:
- the ASB8 gene encoding ankyrin repeat and SOCS box protein 8 isoform X2 translates to MNFMRRHKSKEEKQTVSLQDGEELETTLVVLFLHPSLMSQWSEEIPWSIDTGLHQVNALDGYNRTALHYAAEKDEACVEVLLEYGANPNALDGNRDTPLHWAAFKNNAECVRALLESGASVNALDYNNDTPLSWAAMKGNLESVSILLDYGAEVRVINLKGQTPISRLVALLVRGLGTEKEDSCFELLHRAVGHFELRKNGTMPREVARDQQLCEKLTVLCSAPGTLKTLSRYAVRRSLGLQYLPDAVKGLPLPASLKEYLLLVE
- the ASB8 gene encoding ankyrin repeat and SOCS box protein 8 isoform X1 → MWYIMQSIQSKYSLSERLIRTIAAIRSFPHDNVEDLIRGGADVNCTHGTLKPLHCACMVSDADCVELLLEKGAEVNALDGYNRTALHYAAEKDEACVEVLLEYGANPNALDGNRDTPLHWAAFKNNAECVRALLESGASVNALDYNNDTPLSWAAMKGNLESVSILLDYGAEVRVINLKGQTPISRLVALLVRGLGTEKEDSCFELLHRAVGHFELRKNGTMPREVARDQQLCEKLTVLCSAPGTLKTLSRYAVRRSLGLQYLPDAVKGLPLPASLKEYLLLVE
- the ASB8 gene encoding ankyrin repeat and SOCS box protein 8 isoform X4, with amino-acid sequence MSQWSEEIPWSIDTGLHQVNALDGYNRTALHYAAEKDEACVEVLLEYGANPNALDGNRDTPLHWAAFKNNAECVRALLESGASVNALDYNNDTPLSWAAMKGNLESVSILLDYGAEVRVINLKGQTPISRLVALLVRGLGTEKEDSCFELLHRAVGHFELRKNGTMPREVARDQQLCEKLTVLCSAPGTLKTLSRYAVRRSLGLQYLPDAVKGLPLPASLKEYLLLVE
- the ASB8 gene encoding ankyrin repeat and SOCS box protein 8 isoform X3, which produces MWYIMQSIQSKYSLSERLIRTIAAIRSFPHDNVEDLIRGVNALDGYNRTALHYAAEKDEACVEVLLEYGANPNALDGNRDTPLHWAAFKNNAECVRALLESGASVNALDYNNDTPLSWAAMKGNLESVSILLDYGAEVRVINLKGQTPISRLVALLVRGLGTEKEDSCFELLHRAVGHFELRKNGTMPREVARDQQLCEKLTVLCSAPGTLKTLSRYAVRRSLGLQYLPDAVKGLPLPASLKEYLLLVE